The DNA region CTGTTCCGCGAGACCCTGCCCATCGCCGATCTCCTGCACCTGACCCGCGTGGAGAGCGCGGTGCACGGCGACACGGTGATGCCGCCCATCGGTGCGGAATGGGCCGAGGTGTGGTCGAGCGCGCCGATGGAAGAGAATGGGCTGTTCTACCGCTACATCGATCTGGAGAGGGTACGGGGGTAGGGGGGAAGTGCCCCCCACCCCCATTAAACCGGCGGTCCCCTTCGACCGCTGGACTTACTCTTCCCCACCCAGACGGTGCAGAACGTCGTCCAGCTGGTCGAGCGTCTGGTAGTGGATGGTGATCGTGCCGCGCTGACCCTGGGGATTGATCGCGACCTTCAACCCGATGCGGGCGGAGATCTCCTCCTCCAGATTGATCAGGTCGACATCCTTCATCGCCGGGGCGGCGCCGGTTCCATCATTCGCGCCCTTGCCCTTCCTGGCCTTGGGCTGGTCGCCCCGCATCAGGTCTTCGGTCTGGCGGACATTCAGGCCGCGCGTGATCACCTCGCGGGCGACCGCGGCCGGATCCGGGGCGGTCAGCAGGGCGCGGGCGTGGCCGGCGGTCAGCGCGCCTTCCTGCACCATCGACTTGACCGGGTCGGGCAGAGCCAGCAGGCGCATCATGTTGGCGACATGGCTGCGGCTCTTGCCGACGGCGCGGGCCAGATCCTCCTGCGTGTGCTCGAACTCCTCCATCAAGCGGCGGTAGCCTTCCGCCTCTTCGAGAGGGGTCAGATCCTGGCGCTGGATGTTCTCGATCAGCGCGATTTCCAGCGCCTCGCGGTCGCTGAGATCGCGGATGATGACCGGCACCTCGTGCAGGCCGGCGACCTGCGCCGCGCGCCAGCGGCGTTCGCCGGCGATCAGCTCGTAGGAATTCGCATCCTCGGAGTCGCGGCGGACCAGCAGCGGCTGCAGGATGCCCTTGTCGCGGATGGACTCGACGAGGCCGCTGATCGCCTCCTCGTCGAACTTCCGCCGCGGCTGGTATTTGCCCGGATGGACGAACTCGATCGGCACCTGCTTGGACTGCCGCACCTTGTCGAGCGCCGAATAATCCTCGGTAGCCTCGCCGAACAGGGCGGAAAGGCCGCGGCCCAGGCTGGCGCGGCGGGCGCCACCTTGTTTGGTGTCGTCGATCATGCGGTCAGTCTCTTCTCACGGCGCAGCACCTCGCCCGCCAGATGGATGTAAGCCTGGGATCCGGGGCAGCGCATGTCGTAGATCAGCACCGGCTTGCCGTGCGACGGCGCCTCGGAAACCTTGACGTTGCGCGGGATCACGGTGTCGTACACCTTCTCCCCGAAGAAGCCGCGAACGTCCGCCGCCACCATGTCCGACAGGTTGTTGCGCTTGTCGAACATGGTCAGCACGACGCCGTGGATGTCGAGGTTCGGGTTGAAGGCGCGCTTC from Azospirillum ramasamyi includes:
- a CDS encoding ParB/RepB/Spo0J family partition protein, translated to MIDDTKQGGARRASLGRGLSALFGEATEDYSALDKVRQSKQVPIEFVHPGKYQPRRKFDEEAISGLVESIRDKGILQPLLVRRDSEDANSYELIAGERRWRAAQVAGLHEVPVIIRDLSDREALEIALIENIQRQDLTPLEEAEGYRRLMEEFEHTQEDLARAVGKSRSHVANMMRLLALPDPVKSMVQEGALTAGHARALLTAPDPAAVAREVITRGLNVRQTEDLMRGDQPKARKGKGANDGTGAAPAMKDVDLINLEEEISARIGLKVAINPQGQRGTITIHYQTLDQLDDVLHRLGGEE